A genomic region of Sander vitreus isolate 19-12246 chromosome 11, sanVit1, whole genome shotgun sequence contains the following coding sequences:
- the LOC144525530 gene encoding C-type mannose receptor 2-like — MLTLFNVFPQMASGFHFVLLLCLSIGLLAPSCYGQTCCPGSCPPGWTQFGSRCFSFNFQGKSWTDAENFCLSAGGNLASVHSEEEHVFTRTFINQVTGENKRSWIGGFDSVKEGVWMWSDGSKFDYKQWAAGQPDNFGGVEHCLKMNYNGKKTTTYKTSCLLNKHDDATMTSKSTAGGRMFQLLQGFQHALINYKDWTFSITDSHQLVVLSVSANHHLSKDDIRLSVCFVALFVHRTAGCICSCPPGWTQFGSRCFSFNFQGKSWIDAENFCKSAGGNLASVHSEEEHVFIRTFINQVTGENKTSWIGGFDSVKEGVWMWSDGSKFDYKQWGAGEPNNGGGAEHCLEMNYKDTWNDTPCNGLFPFLCSKNL, encoded by the exons ATGTTGACTTTGTTTAACGTCTTTCCACAGATGGCATCAGGctttcactttgttttgttgctctgtTTGTCCATTGGACTGTTGGCTCCATCT TGTTATGGACAAACCTGCTGCCCAG GTTCCTGCCCTCCTGGTTGGACTCAGTTCGGCTCTCGCTGTTTCAGTTTCAACTTCCAGGGAAAGAGTTGGACCGATGCAGAG AACTTCTGCTTGTCCGCCGGTGGAAATCTGGCTTCAGTCCACTCAGAAGAGGAACATGTATTCACCAGAACCTTCATTAACCAAGTGACCGGTGAAAACAAACGTTCCTGGATCGGAGGCTTTGACTCGGTGAAG GAGGGTGTGTGGATGTGGTCTGATGGATCTAAGTTTGACTACAAACAGTGGGCTGCGGGGCAGCCTGACAACTTTGGTGGAGTGGAGCACTGTCTTAAGATGAACTATaatggtaaaaaaacaacaacatataaaacatcttgtcttttaaataaacatgatgATGCAACAATGACCTCTAAATCTACAGCAGGTGGTCGTATGTTCCA GCTCTTGCAGGGCTTTCAACACGCTTTGATAAACTATAAAGACTGGACATTTTCTATCACTGACAGTCATCAGCTTGTTGTTCTCTCTGTGTCAGCCAATCATCACCTCAGCAAAG ATGACATCAGgctttcagtttgttttgttgctctgtTTGTCCATCGTACTGCCGGCTGCATCT GTTCCTGCCCTCCTGGTTGGACGCAGTTCGGCTCTCGCTGTTTCAGTTTCAACTTCCAGGGAAAGAGTTGGATCGATGCAGAG AACTTCTGCAAGTCCGCCGGTGGGAATCTGGCTTCAGTCCACTCAGAAGAGGAACATGTATTCATCAGAACCTTCATTAACCAAGTGACCGGTGAAAACAAAACTTCCTGGATCGGAGGCTTTGACTCGGTGAAG GAGGGTGTGTGGATGTGGTCTGATGGATCTAAGTTTGACTACAAACAGTGGGGTGCGGGGGAGCCTAACAATGGAGGTGGAGCGGAGCACTGTCTTGAGATGAACTataagg ACACCTGGAACGACACACCATGCAACGGACTATTTCCTTTCCTGTGCTCCAAGAACCTGTGA